One stretch of Calonectris borealis chromosome 5, bCalBor7.hap1.2, whole genome shotgun sequence DNA includes these proteins:
- the LOC142083174 gene encoding inositol 1,4,5-trisphosphate receptor-interacting protein-like 1 has translation MAAAIFLALVVQSITQFPQMVGDELDEATRERMQQREEMLSREMTRLLQELEQSTQEQSSFAWGALLFAALQQWQFWAIAGALVLLFGLCWWLRKRSREPDSSSDEESSSSDRVQVVEEEEEEEDNNDAYGLERFYDEHIRSPVKYLAPECREVTLWVHRFIRTFTELLAKTFFPVPQSAIGVGSAFEGWSPHEEDIVYRLLVPLEPPRGHVFHLELDNAREMPARNFHIRVELVCTCLNEQLAGEMLCFLHCPEEELRRNQNPGLLHTLCTGSYLDVQKTARWFQNLVERAWVRFHESYSYRLRVLPSSRSCKFQVINNNNKSLCIEMMFGVQQGDSDIFVSSQTRETIFTPSTMWPESYAVAEVKFFSHVTRRAPRNSFHLKCLQLCACILVRRGSSTYALKTAVMHLLTTIPPAHWHRRYFVLGLLYIMRYLRRCLEEKRLDHFFFGNENVPEEIILPPAFQTAEPLNLFQHLAQDPSAHANAMREFMELRDELPRLLRVPRDAFAGLIADGR, from the coding sequence atggCCGCCGCAATATTCCTCGCCTTGGTTGTGCAAAGCATCACCCAGTTCCCACAGATGGTCGGTGATGAGCTGGATGAGGCCACGCGCGAGCGCATGCAGCAGcgtgaggagatgctgagccgggagatgactcggctgctgcaggagctggagcagagcacccaggagcagagcagctttgcctggggagccctgctctttgctgccttgcagcagtggcagttctgggcgattgctggagccctggtcttgctcttcgggctctgctggtggctcagGAAAAGGAGCCGTGAGCCAGACAGCAGCAGCGATGAGGAGAGCTCCAGCAGCGACAGGGTGCAGgtggtggaagaggaggaggaagaagaagacaATAATGATGCGTATGGCCTGGAAAGGTTTTATGACGAGCACATACGGTCGCCAGTTAAGTACTTGGCCCCAGAGTGCCGGGAGGTGACGTTGTGGGTGCATCGCTTCATCCGTACCTTCACCGAGCTCTTGGCAAAGACTTTCTTCCCAGTGCCGCAATCAGCAATCGGGGTGGGCAGCGCCTTCGAAGGTTGGAGTCCCCATGAGGAAGACATCGTCTACCGCCTGCTCGTGCCCCTGGAGCCCCCCCGTGGGCACGTCTTCCACCTGGAGCTGGACAACGCGAGGGAGATGCCGGCAAGGAACTTCCACATCCGCGTGGAACTGGTGTGCACCTGCCTGAAcgagcagctggcaggagagatgctgtgctTCCTCCACTGCCCCGAGGAGGAGCTGAGGAGAAATCAGAACCCCGGCCTTCTACACACCCTCTGCACTGGCTCCTACCTAGATGTGCAGAAAACTGCCCGCTGGTTCCAAAACTTGGTGGAACGTGCCTGGGTACGTTTCCATGAGTCGTACAGTTACCGTCTAAGAGTGCTGCCCTCCAGCCGCTCCTGCAAATTCCAGGtgatcaacaacaacaacaaaagcctctGCATTGAGATGATGTTTGGGGTGCAGCAAGGCGACTCCGACATCTTCGTGAGCAGCCAGACTAGAGAGACCATTTTCACCCCAAGCACGATGTGGCCGGAGAGCTACGCTGTGGCAGAGGTGAAGTTCTTCAGCCATGTGACCAGGCGTGCACCGCGCAACAGCTTCCACCTCAAATGCCTGCAGCTCTGTGCCTGCATCTTGGTGCGCAGAGGCTCTTCGACCTATGCCTTGAAGACAGCTGTGATGCACCTCCTGACCACCATACCCCCAGCACACTGGCACAGGAGGTAttttgtgctggggctgctgtaCATCATGCGGTACCTGCGCCGCTGCCTGGAGGAGAAACGCCTCGACCACTTCTTCTTTGGCAATGAGAACGTGCCCGAGGAGATAATCTTGCCCCCAGCCTTCCAAACGGCCGAACCGCTCAACCTCTTCCAGCACCTGGCGCAGGACCCATCTGCCCACGCCAATGCAATGCGTGAGTTCATGGAGCTGCGAGATGAGCTCCCAAGACTGCTGAGAGTGCCCAGAGATGCGTTTGCGGGGCTCATAGCTGACGGCAGATGA
- the LOC142083175 gene encoding inositol 1,4,5-trisphosphate receptor-interacting protein-like 1 produces MAAAIFLALVVQSITQFPQMVGDELDEATRERMQQREEMLSREMTRLLQELEQSTQEQSTQEQSGFAWGALLFAALQQWQFWAIAGALVLLFGLCWWLRKRSREPDSSSDEESSSSDREQVEAEEEEEEEEGNDDAYDLQRFYDTHIMRSTVQYLALECREVKFWVHRFILAFQDVLSNSFFPVPQSAIGVGSTFEGWSPCEEDIVYRLLVPLEPRRGHVFRLELDNARETPARNFRICVELVCTCLNEQLAGEMLCFLHRPEEELRRNQNPGLLGTLCTSSYLDVQKTARWFQNLVERAWVRFHESYSYRLRVLPSSRSCKFKVINNDNKSLCIEMMFGVQQGNSDIFVSSQTRETIFTPSTIWPESYAVAEVKFFSHVARRAPRNSFHVRCLQLCACILVRRGSSTYALKTAVMHLLTIIPLSHWSLPSFMMRILDIMRYLHHCLEENRLDHFFFGNENVPEEIILPPAFQRAKPLNLFQHLARDSAAHAKAMRGCMKLGDWLARLLGVPRPVFAGIRSDGR; encoded by the coding sequence atggCCGCCGCAATATTCCTCGCCTTGGTTGTGCAAAGCATCACCCAGTTCCCACAGATGGTCGGTGATGAGCTGGATGAGGCCACGCGCGAGCGCATGCAGCAGcgtgaggagatgctgagccgggagatgactcggctgctgcaggagctggagcagagcacccaggagcagagcacccaggagcagagcggctttgcctggggagccctgctctttgctgccttgcagcagtggcagttctgggcgattgctggagccctggtcctgctcttcgggctctgctggtggctcagGAAAAGGAGCCGTGAGCCAGACAGCAGCAGCGATGAGGAGAGCTCCAGCAGCGACAGGGAGCAGGTGGAGgcggaggaggaagaagaagaagaagaaggcaATGATGATGCATATGACCTGCAAAGGTTTTATGATACACACATAATGCGGTCCACAGTTCAGTACTTGGCCCTAGAGTGCCGGGAGGTGAAGTTCTGGGTGCATCGCTTCATCCTTGCCTTCCAAGATGTCTTGTCAAACAGTTTCTTCCCAGTGCCGCAATCAGCCATCGGGGTGGGCAGCACCTTCGAAGGTTGGAGTCCCTGTGAGGAAGACATCGTCTACCGCCTGCTCGTGCCCCTGGAGCCCCGCCGTGGGCACGTCTTCCGCCTGGAGCTGGACAACGCGAGGGAGACGCCGGCAAGGAACTTCCGCATCTGCGTGGAACTGGTGTGCACCTGCCTGAAcgagcagctggcaggagagatgctgtgctTCCTCCACCGCCCTGAGGAGGAGCTGAGGAGAAATCAGAACCCCGGCCTCCTAGGCACCCTCTGCACCAGCTCCTACCTAGATGTGCAGAAAACTGCCCGCTGGTTCCAAAACTTGGTGGAACGTGCCTGGGTACGTTTCCATGAGTCGTACAGTTACCGTCTAAGAGTGCTGCCCTCCAGCCGCTCCTGCAAATTCAAGGTGATCAACAACGACAACAAAAGCCTCTGCATTGAGATGATGTTTGGGGTGCAGCAAGGCAACTCAGACATCTTCGTGAGCAGCCAGACTAGAGAGACCATCTTCACCCCAAGCACGATATGGCCGGAGAGCTACGCTGTGGCAGAGGTGAAGTTCTTCAGCCATGTGGCCAGGCGTGCACCGCGCAACAGCTTCCACGTCAGATGCCTGCAGCTCTGTGCCTGCATCTTGGTGCGCAGAGGCTCTTCCACCTATGCCTTGAAGACAGCTGTGATGCACCTCCTGACCATCATACCCCTGTCACACTGGAGCCTGCCGTCTTTCATGATGCGGATTCTGGACATCATGCGGTACCTGCACCACTGCCTGGAGGAGAACCGCCTCGACCACTTCTTCTTTGGCAATGAGAACGTGCCCGAGGAGATAATCTTGCCCCCAGCCTTCCAAAGAGCCAAACCACTCAACCTCTTCCAGCACCTGGCGCGGGACTCAGCTGCCCACGCCAAGGCAATGCGTGGGTGCATGAAGCTGGGAGATTGGCTCGCAAGACTGCTAGGAGTGCCCAGACCTGTGTTTGCGGGGATCAGATCTGACGGCAGATGA